Genomic DNA from Carnobacterium divergens DSM 20623:
TTCGCTTAAGGCAAATATTGTTTTTAATGAATCGCTTAATTGATTTGAAACTTTCATTGTTTCTTCGTGGTTATCTGCTGGAACTTGTGTTAATTGATTACGCATTTCAACTACTTTAGCCAGGGTTTCTTTTTCATGGCTTGCATAACCTTTGACTGTTTCTACTAAATTCGGGATTAAATCGTTACGGCGTTTTAATTGAACGTCGATTTGGCTCCATGCTTCTTTAACCCACATTCTTGCTTTGACTAGACCATTATATAAACTAATATAGACTAGTACTAGTAATACGATAATAACAATTGCAATAATTAATCCCATACCAAATCGCTCCCTCGTGTTTTTATAGTTTAAATATAACAAAGAATTCTCTAAAAGGAAAGCAAAGTTTCCGTTAAGTTTTCTTAACCAAATCGTAAAAAAATTGTAGGTTTTTAGCAAAACCTACAATTCTCAAGATCCTTACTCTCCTTCTAACGGTGATTGATCTAAGAAGGCTTGTAACATCCAAATGTTTTTTTCAATTTCAGTTTTGTAGGCAATCAACATATCTTGTGTTGAATCATCTCCAGCTTCCCCAGTCAACTCTATACCTTCGCTGATTTCATCGCGAATAATACGATAATCATGAACGACTGAAGCCACCATGTCGTTGGCACTGATTTTTTTAGTGTAAGGTTTTTCTTCGATTGATGCATGTTCTAGGTATTCGGATAATGTTGAGTAAGGTGCGCCTCCAATTGCAATTAAACGTTCTGCAATTTCATCGCTATTTGCTGCAATGCTGTTAAATAATTCTTCAAATTTTTCATGAAGTGTATAAAAACTAGCTCCTTGTACGTACCAATGATGTTGATGGAACTTTGTATATAAAACTCCGTGATTGGCTACCTGTTTGTTTAAAATAGCTTTGACATCAATATTCGTTTTTTGCATGTTTTTTCATCCTCCAATTGTTTTTTAAATAAATTCTTATTTTATAATCATTATAAAGTAAAACGACTCTTTTGTCCATTCATTCCGACAAGAAAGCTTCTGTTCCTTTAATTATAACTTTTCAATAGATGAAATACAATAAATAGCATTTAAAGAATCTTGTCTTTTAGGCAGCTTCAATGCTATGATAAACTGAGTATTTTAACGAAAGGATGAGCTTATGTATTTTATTGAAACGCCTTTTTTCCCAACTACTAACTATTCAGTCTCACCTACTCCATTTTTCAACCATTACACTATAAAAGACCTACCAAAAGCTTATCTGCATTTATTGGAAGAACAAAATGGAGGGTACTTAACTAAAAATGCTCTACCAACCAGCGAACCGACTCGTGACGGACTTGATATGGTAGCAATTCATACTATTTTAGGTATCCAAAAAGAAGGGGCACCTAGTATTCTTGAGCAAAAAGAACTTCATGAAGCTTTTCATTTACCTGATTATTTTATTGTTTTTAGTTATCAAAATGAACAATTTTTTGGTTTTGATTATTCCATTTTAAATGCAAATGGGGAACCTAAAATTCGTTATATTGATACAGATACGGATCAATGGCTATACTTAGCCGATTCATTTGAAGAATTTTTGGTTTTGTTGCGTAAAGATTCTTTTACTTTAAATGATGCAAAAGAACTCTCTTTAATTGAGGCTAATCATATTTTTTTGATTGGAGAAAATTTTGAAATTGAAGAATTGTTAACTCGCTTTGAAACAACCACTCATAAAGAATGGTATTTTAACTGGCTTGCTTATCTTGCCAAATCCGACCAACCACCGCTTGTTGCCGCTTCTCTTCAAGCATTTGAAACTCAAGTTTTCTATTTTCATTCAAAATTACCCGAATCTGTAAATAACTTAGTCTCTATTTTTTTAAGTCTTGAGACTCAAAAAAACTCGTCTACTTTAGTTGCTATTTTAAAAGAATTGAACGAGAACTAAAAAAACAAGCAAAACGCCTTTGTTGGGCGCCTTGCTTGTTTTTTTATTTAGTCACATTTTTTTCAATATCAAATGCTTTTTTCATTTCTTTTGTTGCTTTTTTTATAGGTACTTTTTTGACAAATTCACCTTGCACAACTAAACGTTTTGAGCCATCTGGATTACATGTAACTAACGTCAATAAAGTTTTGCCTTCAACATCATCAATTAAATCAACACGGTCTGGATTGACTGTTTCAATAAATGACGTTTTATACACATAGACATCTGTTAAATCTGTTAAATAAATCTCATCATCCATTTTTAATTTGTATAATGGACTAAATAGTAAATCTTTATCGATCATATTATGTCCAGCTAAGGCATAATTCCCCTCACCCATTACTTGATTTTCTTTCATTGTACCCGCGCCAACTGCTAAATTATAGTTCGAAACGCCCTTAATAATCGGTAAGTTAATTTTTACACCTGGAATCGCAATTCCACCTACAACAGCCATTTTATCTTGATATAGTCTTGCTTTAGCGATTGTTTCTAAATCTAAATCTACTACTTTATCAAAATCAAATTCACCTTTGGTTTGATTGTTTTTTTCAATGCTTGCTGCTGATACATTAGAGACCGCATTTTTATTAGACATTTGACCGATGATCCAGTATTTTATTGGGTTACTAAATATTAAAAGTAAACCAATAATCAGTAGCAAACCTGCTAAAATATTGATTACCTTATTTTTGGTACTTTTTTGCTGTTTATTTTTAACCATTTTTTAGTTTCCTCACTTTTTACATAATAGTAGTAATAGTATAACTCAAATTCTTTCTTTTGGATAGTTGCTTTATTTTTTTTTAACGATTGAAAAAATCCCGAAATTTCTGATGCTAAGGGGTTACTCACTAATCACTAAGATTCATTATTTAGTGTAAAGTAAGAAATATGAAAGTACTTCTCATATAACAATTTCTAAAAGAAACAGAAGAAAACGAGAAAAATGACTCTTCTAATCCATAAAACACTATAAAGAAAGTCAATAGACCGCTAGGCTCTCCTAACGTCGCTATTGACTTTCTTTATTGGGCATGTGTTTTTTGATAGTGCCCGAGGAACTCACGAAATAGCTAGTACCTTGACTTGTTCCTCGAGCCTTTTTAGCATAACATGCCCACCGTTTGCTTTAGCATTTAAATTTGTTCTTTCAAACCTTTTTTACTTCATCCTCAGAATCTAACAAAATAGCAGGCAAAGTGCAAAGATACAATGTCATACTAGTTATTAGTAACTTAGCTATCCTAAGATACAGAATCTGTTTATTCCATATCTTACTTATTTTGCCAGAAAAATGAAACATCTTCCATATCTATTTCTTCAACAGAGATATCTTTACAGATGATTTCCATGGACATAATTGATAAATCAAGTTTACAATGTAAAAAACTATCATTTACTTCATGTTTTTTTATAGAAATATCTTGACCATCATATCCTAATTGCCCGCCTCTCATATTTTTCACTTTAAAGTCTCCACGCCAATTTGCATCTGTTTCATAGTTGACTTTGTAACAAGAAAGAAAACTGATTTTCCAACACGTTTTTATATCATTTTCTATAAATATATGAACTTCATCTCCGAAATATTCTGTTTGTACATCCCAGATACGCATATCCCAATACTCTGTCTTTTCTATTTCTTTTTCCAATAGTTCAATATTCATTATTTACCTCCAAATTTTATTTATCTGCCCAAGGAATATGAGCATCTGAACTTTTCCTACCAACAATATTTCCATTTATATCCAATGGGTTATAATCACTATCATATATGTGCATGTGTTTATACTGAGTAACTTTGTCAGGCGGGTCAATTTTAACCCTAAAATTACCATTTGCATCTTTTATATGAACCCGACCATTATTTTCAAAAATTTGCCAATCATCAGGGATACTATTCCTTAATTCATCTAACGACATATTATTAATTTCATTAGGTGTTAGTTTGTTAAGTTTAGCCCCACTGGCTTTCTTAGTTACGGGATGTTTCGTCTTAGGTAGCGTTTTTCCTTTTGGCGTTTTAGGTGTAGATGATGCTCCAACTTTATTTCCCCAATAACCGATACTTGCCAACGAAGCAATACCGCTTAAAATTACCGAACCACTTTGAATTTTTTCTAAAGTAGTTAACTCTCTACCGTTCTCATCTTTTCCAGTTTTGAATCGTTTGAAGTGATAAGTATAATTTTCCATTATCAGTTCTTCAATCGAAGGCTCTCTCTCCATCTCTTGTTTAATTGCATATTTTACTTTCCAAGCATTATGTCTTTCGGTGAATATCAAATCAGATTGATTAGCTGTGCGCCCATCTGATGACCATACCCACATTCTAACACCTGGAGCAATTTCTAAGAATATATATTTTCTTCCCGTTGTATCAGGCTCTTTTTGTTCTTTCTCTCTTTTTTTAGACTCAATATCTTTAATAGGTTGAACCCAATCCATTTTTAAACCAGTGAGATTGAAACTTCCAGAAGATGAATCCCAACCTTTATCATTTCCAATATCTGCTAAACCGTTAGTTAAATTATCGATCATTTGAATAGCTGTTTCAAATGAACTACTTGAGGTTTGATTATAGTCATGTAATTTTGTAATTTTTTCTTGTATGGATTTTTCCATGGCTTCGTAAAGACTGACCAAAGGATTCATTAAAGGCAATGCCTTACTCAATGCTTCTGCTCCAGCTGCAAGTGAACGAAGTCTATTTAATTGATCATTTAACTGATCTTCAATCACATCTGATCCAGATACACTTGATTTGAAACCAGAAGGGAACTCTTCTACTTGTCGTATCATCTCTTCGGCTAAGTACACAAAACCTTGTGCTAGATTCTTATGTGTTTGTGAAAAATAACTTTTCGCACTATCATACGCAGTTCCCTTTAAAAGAGTAGCGTTAGAAAAATTATCAATAGAAGAACTCATCTGTTCCATAGCTTGTATCAATTCAATATAAAAACTAACGGAGCTATTTTTTTGTGAATCGACTTCACCGTGATGCATTTCTAATCCCAAGAATCATCACCACCTAAGTTTATAGCTTTACGTTCTTCATAACAAGTTTGTTCTTTATTTTCTAATTGATTTTTTTCATTCTTCAAAATTTGTCTCTTGTCTTCTAAGTCAAATTCATTTTTATAATTTAAATGAGCAGCTTCATCTTGTAAATCATTGATTAAATTACTCATTGTATT
This window encodes:
- a CDS encoding LemA family protein encodes the protein MGLIIAIVIIVLLVLVYISLYNGLVKARMWVKEAWSQIDVQLKRRNDLIPNLVETVKGYASHEKETLAKVVEMRNQLTQVPADNHEETMKVSNQLSDSLKTIFALSESYPDLKANQNFIQLQEELTTTENKIAYARQLYNSSVATYNIKLQSFPSNIVAKAHHFTEEAMLETPTEEKVVPKVSF
- a CDS encoding Dps family protein → MQKTNIDVKAILNKQVANHGVLYTKFHQHHWYVQGASFYTLHEKFEELFNSIAANSDEIAERLIAIGGAPYSTLSEYLEHASIEEKPYTKKISANDMVASVVHDYRIIRDEISEGIELTGEAGDDSTQDMLIAYKTEIEKNIWMLQAFLDQSPLEGE
- a CDS encoding SMI1/KNR4 family protein gives rise to the protein MYFIETPFFPTTNYSVSPTPFFNHYTIKDLPKAYLHLLEEQNGGYLTKNALPTSEPTRDGLDMVAIHTILGIQKEGAPSILEQKELHEAFHLPDYFIVFSYQNEQFFGFDYSILNANGEPKIRYIDTDTDQWLYLADSFEEFLVLLRKDSFTLNDAKELSLIEANHIFLIGENFEIEELLTRFETTTHKEWYFNWLAYLAKSDQPPLVAASLQAFETQVFYFHSKLPESVNNLVSIFLSLETQKNSSTLVAILKELNEN
- a CDS encoding class A sortase, with protein sequence MVKNKQQKSTKNKVINILAGLLLIIGLLLIFSNPIKYWIIGQMSNKNAVSNVSAASIEKNNQTKGEFDFDKVVDLDLETIAKARLYQDKMAVVGGIAIPGVKINLPIIKGVSNYNLAVGAGTMKENQVMGEGNYALAGHNMIDKDLLFSPLYKLKMDDEIYLTDLTDVYVYKTSFIETVNPDRVDLIDDVEGKTLLTLVTCNPDGSKRLVVQGEFVKKVPIKKATKEMKKAFDIEKNVTK
- a CDS encoding T7SS effector LXG polymorphic toxin, which encodes MGLEMHHGEVDSQKNSSVSFYIELIQAMEQMSSSIDNFSNATLLKGTAYDSAKSYFSQTHKNLAQGFVYLAEEMIRQVEEFPSGFKSSVSGSDVIEDQLNDQLNRLRSLAAGAEALSKALPLMNPLVSLYEAMEKSIQEKITKLHDYNQTSSSSFETAIQMIDNLTNGLADIGNDKGWDSSSGSFNLTGLKMDWVQPIKDIESKKREKEQKEPDTTGRKYIFLEIAPGVRMWVWSSDGRTANQSDLIFTERHNAWKVKYAIKQEMEREPSIEELIMENYTYHFKRFKTGKDENGRELTTLEKIQSGSVILSGIASLASIGYWGNKVGASSTPKTPKGKTLPKTKHPVTKKASGAKLNKLTPNEINNMSLDELRNSIPDDWQIFENNGRVHIKDANGNFRVKIDPPDKVTQYKHMHIYDSDYNPLDINGNIVGRKSSDAHIPWADK
- a CDS encoding DUF3958 family protein, with amino-acid sequence MSSSTDTKLDAINQKIRYIQEDLDDNRRKLSKQEQIEQESQIIFSKSKELFDEFQYTWRKDNTMSNLINDLQDEAAHLNYKNEFDLEDKRQILKNEKNQLENKEQTCYEERKAINLGGDDSWD